In the Streptomyces sp. WMMC940 genome, TCCGCCGGTCGTTCCGCAGCACCCGTACGGGGACCCGGTGGTCCGCCCTCAAGCGCAGTGGTGTGTCCGACGCGTCGTCCACGAGCAGGACCTCGTGGACGAGCCCGGTGTCACCGGCCTCGATCGCGGCCAGCAGATGCCGGACGTCGTCGGGACGGTTCCGGGTGGCGATCACCACGGACACCCGCTTGGGGCGCGGTCGCCCCGGGGCAGCCGCCGGTGCCGGAACCGTTCCGGTGCGCTGTGCCGTCGTCACTTCGCTGCTCCTTGCCTCGCTGCTTGCGGATGGCTGTCTGTCGCACGTGTCACGCGGCGGCACCCCCGGAGGAGACGCCCCCGGCGGCCGTGAACGGGTCGAGGACCTCGTCCACCTCGTCCAGCAGGTGCGCCAGCGTCACGTCGGGCGCCCGGGCGGTGGCGTCCTCGGCCGGGGCGGTGCGGATGACAATGCGGGCGGCGGCCTCGCGGGCCAGCCGCACTGCGGTGGCGGTGTCCTCGGCGCGAGCCATCACATAGCCGCAGCGATCCTCGGACCAGCGCAGGTCGTGCACGGTGTCGCCCAATTCCACCTGCACGTCGACGTCGATCACACCAGGCGCCGCGGCGGCCTCGGCGGTTCCCGTCACCGAGGTGACCACGCCGGGTTCGGCGACGAGGAACCGGATGGCGGCCGCACCGTCGGCGGCCGGGACCGACGGCAGGGGGTTCCCGCCCTCGGCGAGGCGGTAGCAGGTCTCCTCCAGGTCGACGCCGTGGACGAGGCGGACGAGTTCATTGATACGGTCCCCGCCGCGACGGCTGTGGGACTCGACGACCCGTGGCCCGTCGGCCGTGAGGATCAGCTCGGTGTGGGCGGGCCCGTCCACGAAACCGACCGCGTCGAGGAGCTCCCGGACGGTGTCGCACACGGCGCCGTGGGCGCGCTTCGACAGCGCGGCGGGAACGACGTGCCCGACCTCGACCACCCCGCCCCCGGTCTCCTTGCCGGTGACGGCGACGATCTCGTGGCGGCCGGCGACAGAGAAGGTCTCCACGCTCAGTTCCTCGCCGACCAGGAGCTGTTCGACCATGAACTCGTCCAGGCCGAAGCGTTCACGCCAGGCCCACGCCTCATCGGTCTGGTCCGGGGAGGTGATCAGGCGGACGCCGAGGCTGCCGGAGCCCATGGTCGGTTTCAGGACAGCCCCGCCGTGCATCTGCACGAAGTCCCGCAGCTCCACCAGGGAGGGACGGACCAGGACCGGGACGGCCCCCGTGCCACACTCGTTGAGGAGCGCGCGCAGGGCGGGCTTGTCGTGCATCAGGCGGGTGGTGCGGGCGCCGTTACCCGGGGTGCCGAGCACGTCGGTGAGATGCCCCGCCACCGCCTGGGCGGCCTCGGCCTGGGTGAACACCCGCACGAAGGGCTGCCGTTCGTGCAGCGCGCGCACCAGGGCGGTGACGAGAGACACGTCCTGGTAGTCCACGAGCAGGAGCTGTGTGCAGTGCTCGACCACGGCGGGATCGAACGCGGACGGCTTCTGGACGTGTACGACCTCGAAGCCGAGTGCGGCAGCCTTCCGGACAATGCCGGACTTGCCGCCGATGACGAGGACACGGGGTGCGGACACGGAGGTCACCTCTGCGGGATGGTCGTGAGTACGGATTCCGGTGCGGAGGAGGCAGCTCGGGCCGCCTCCTGGAGTTCCTGCCACACCGCTGCGGTGTCCGCGGGGAGGCTGTCCTCGGAGGAGGCGGCAGGAGAGCGGGGCGTAAGCCCCGCCAGATAGGGGCGGAGGGCCAGGCCGACGAAGTCCGAAAGGCGGTCGGTGGCCTCTCCGCGGCACAGCGCCCGGTAGTCGATCACCAGGCGCCGGTGTTCCGGAACGGACGGCGCGAAGGCGAGCCAGTGGCGGTACCAGGCGGTCCACTTCGCCAGCGCCGAAGACTCGGTGACCGGCAGCCAGGGCCGGTCCCCCGTCCACCGGAGCATCGACCGCGCTGCCTCCAGCGGGTGGCGTACCAGGACCACGTAGCGGGCGTCCGGCAGGGCGGCGTCGAGCCAGGGCAGATGGAGGAGGTACTCGTTGTACTTGTCCCCCCAGCACGGAAGGTCCCTGGCGCTCTCGGCGAGGACGCGGCGGGCCAGGACGGCGGGGTCGTTGCCAGCCACGCCCTCGGCCACCTCTCGGGCGGCCGTTCGCAGGCTCTGCTCGACGCGGGCGCGCCAATGCTCGACGCCAGCGCCGTCCGGGGGCCGGCGAGCGAGCGCGTGCAGGATCTCGTCGGTGCGCAGGTGCCGGTCGGCGAGGTCGTCGGCGGTCAGCCAGCGGTGCAGCAGATACGGGAGCTTGCCGTTGACCGTGAAGTGGCCGCCCGCATCGTGGAAGGCGAGGTTCATGGCGTAGGCGAAGGCGGTCGTGCCGCAACGCTGCCCGCCGAGAAGGATCAAGGGTGATGTGGTCATGCGTGGGCCTTCGGGGTGGGTGTCGCACCGACGGCACGGGCCATCTCGCGCAGCGAGCTCATACAGATCGAGCTGGCCTCCAGGCCGCCCGAGGTGAACTCCTCTCCCCACGGCTCGTCGCGCTGCCGCTGGGTGAGGGTGCGTCCGATGCGCCAGTGGGTCTCCAACGAGATCCAGCCCTCGTAGCCGTCCTCCGCCAGCCGGGCGAGGATCGCGGGCCACGGCAGGTCGCCGTCGCCCAAGCGCACATAGGCGGTGCGGCCGTCGGGGTCCTTCACATGGACGTGGCGGATGCGGTCCCGGCCCAGCGCGTAGTCCTGCGGGAACGGCTCGGGGTCCCAGCCGCTGAAGACGCTGTTGCCCGGGTCCCACAGGATCCCGAGGCGGTCGTCGCCGAGTGCGTCGAGAAAGTCCAGGGTGTGGCGCATCGTGGGGCTGTTGGTCCGCATGCCCGTCTCCACCAGCAGCGGCACCCGGTCGGCGGGGACACCATCCAGGACCTCGTGGGCCGCCTTCGCCGCCCCACGGGGATCCGGGTCGCCCTCACGGTAGAAGGTGAAGACGCGGACGAAGGGGGCGCCGAGGATCTCGGCCCGCCGCACGGCGTCCACGACCAGGTCCCGCACGGCGGCGGTCTCCGCGTCGTCGCGCGGCACCCGGCACTTGAGTGCGGGAGGATCGAACCCGGCGACGCGCAGTCCCTGACTGGTCGTCATATCACGAACGACCCTGAGCTGGTCGTCAGTCATCCGGTGGGGCGGAACACCGCCGGAGGACCGGATCTCCAGCCCCCCGAAGCCGTGGCCGGCCGCCTCGGCCGCCGCGACGTGGATGTCCTGCGACACCTCGTCATTGATGACGGCGAGTTTCATGGGAGATCTCCTCTTCGGGAACTGGGTCGGCGGTGAGGCCGGTCTCGGCCGGTTCACGGTCGGGGGCGAACCATTGCCGGAGAAGGGCCGTGTCCTCCGGGAGCGAGGGGGCCCTGCTCTCCACCGTGACGGTGCGCAGGGCTCCGACGGCCGAGAGCAGCGGACGAGTGGGCATAGCGGACGGCGCGGCCAGCGGGAGATGGCGGGACGTGCTCGCCTCGCCCCGGGTGAAGCCCTTGACCTGGGCGTGCGTCGTCCACGGGGCGAGCAGGCCGGCGGCGGACAGCGGATCCGGGGCGATACGCGCGAGGCCCAGGGTGTCCAGCAGCACGGCGGTCCCGGCTTGCCGGCAGAGTTCGGCGAGTTCACCGACCGGTGCGTAGCCTTGGTGGGTCTCGACCAGGACGAGTCCGGGGTCACCCGTGCGTTCCGCCAGCGCCCCGATCTGGGCGAGTGTCAGGTCGATACGTCCGGGGGCCGTGCAGCCGTCGGCCGCGAAGACCTTCACCGGCAGTCCCTGCTCCAGCCACGGCAGCGCGGCGCAGTCGGCGGGCGGGTGGGCGGCGTCGCCGAGGACCGTGCTCACGCCGACGAAGCAGACGTCGGCGCCGGCCGCGCGCATCGCGTCGAGGCCACCGGTGTCCTCCCAGGCGTGTCCCTTCCCCGCGCGGACATCGACGACGGTTCCGCCCAACCGCAGGGTGAGGGCGGCGAGTTCGGCGGCGCCGAGGGCGGGGGCGGAGCCGGAGGAGAGCCCGATGAGCGGGGCGGGAATGCTCATCAGAGGACCATCCCTTCTGCAGCCCTCTTCGGTAGGGTTGTGACCTCTCGGTCCCAGTGGGTGCATGGCCAGTAGTGCGAGCCGTTCGACGGCCAGCATGAGTTCCGCCAGCCCCGCCGGGCCGAGGTTGTCTGATCGGCTTCAGGGACACGCCCCGCACAGGGCCGATTAATGAGCTCCCGGCAGACGACCTCACCACCGGGCAGGTGCTCTGTCGAAGTCACAGGAGTACGACCTTCGTGTTCATCGGCTGGGACTGGTCGACCGAGCCCCATGACGTGACCGTCATGGACGACGCCGGAAAGCGCATCGACCGGTGGGAACTGGCCCACACCGAGGAAGGGTTCGCCAAAACCCTGGCGAGGCTGGGAAGCGCGGCATCCCGGCAGATCTGCCCGTGATGATCGAGTCCAGCCGCGGCCTGGCCGTGGACCGGCTGCTCGCCGCCGGCCACCCGGTGGTGCCCGTGCACCCCAACGTCTTCCACGCCATGTGCCTGCGCTGGGGCGCCTCCAAGGCCAAGACCGACGCGGGCGACAGCATGAAGCTCGCCGACTACCTGCGCACCGACGGCGACCTGCTGCCCCGCCTGGAGCCCACCGAGCAGACCACCCTCGATCTCCAGGCCCTCACCCGGACCCGCGCCGGCCACGTCGAGGCCCGCGTCAGCGCCGTCAACCAGCTCGCCGCACTGCTGGATGCACACTGGCCCGGCGGCAAGGCGGTCTTCGCCAACCTCGACAGCGACATCGCGATGGCCTTCCTGGAGCGATACCCCACCCCGGCCTCCGCTGCCAAGCTCACCGCCGGCCGCCTCGAAGCCTGGTGCAAACGTCGCGGCTACTCCGGCAAGAAGCCCGGCAGCATCCAGATCGAGCGTCTGCGCGCCGCCCCGCAGGCGGCCTCCCGCATCAGCGAGGCAGCCGTCGAGCAGCTGGTCCAGGTCCAGCTGGTCCAGGGCATACGCACGACCATCCGCACGCTGGACAAGGCCATCGCGGAAGCGGTCGAAACCCACCCCTACGCGCCACTGTTCGCGACCATGCCGCGGATCGGCAAGGTCAGCCTCGGCCAGATCATCGGCGAGATCGGCCCGCTCCTGGAACGAGCCCGCACCAGCGAACAGCTCATCGCCGAGGCGGGCGTCGTTCCCGTGACCCGCGCGTCGGGCAAATCCCGCACGGTCGCCTTCCGCTTCGCGACCAACCGCAGAGCCCGCATCGCCCTGACCACCTTCGCCGACAACAGCCGACACAGCAGCGACTGGGCCGCCAAGATCTACAACGACGCCAGAGCCCGCAAGAAGCGACACCCCCCCCCCGCCATCCGCATCCTGGCCCGCGCCTGGCTGCGCGTGATGTGGGCCTGCTGGCGTGACGGCACCTGCTGCGACCCCGTGATCCACCAAGCCAACAACAAGATCGACACGGCCGCCGAGGCGCCCTTGCGGCATAGAGGTTGACTCAGGAAACTCATGCGACGGCCTCCGGTTCCCGAGCGACGGCTGTGAGGATCTCGGTGACGGCACGGGCGCCCTCCAGGTGGCACCGGAGGGGTGCGCACCCGGTGGCGACGGCTTCGGCCATCTCCTGGTAGACCATCCGGCGCAGTACGGCGGTGGGCACCCCGGGTAGTGTCCGCTCCGTGTCGCCGATCTGCGTGGTGACGAGCCCGTCTGCGACGCAGACCCCGCCGGCCGGCCCGAGGACCTGGAGCCGCTCGCTGCGTACGGCCGACTCCGCCGTGACGGTCAGCGCGAGGGTCGCCCCGCCCCGGAACACGATGTGGCCGGTGACCCGGGTGTCGATGCCGGGGGCGAACTCCCGGCTGGGCGCGAGCCGTACGGCCTCCGGGCGGCCGAGCAACTGGCAGGCGAGGTCGAGGTAGTGGACGCCGAGATGGGCAGCGATGCCGCCCAGGGCGGAGGCCGGGTCACCGCGCCAGCCGGCCCGGCGGTAGTGGGCGGGCGGGCGGAACCGCGACACCTCCAGGACACTCGTGACCGCAGGGTCGGCCCAGTTCGCCGTGAGGGCGGAGGCGGGCAGGCGCATGCGGTGCTGGAGCATCACGCCGACCGGCCGGGCGGACCGCCGCGCGGCTTCGGCGATCAGGTCGATCTCGGCGACGGAAACCGCCGGGGGCTTCTCCAGCAGCACCGCCTTGCCCGCCTCCAGGGCGTCGACGGCGAGAGCGGCCCTGCCGCCCGGCGGGAGGCACAGGGCGACCATGTCGATCTCGGGGTCGGCCAGCAGTCGCGACCAAGAGGCCGCCCGGGGCAGTCCCGCAGTGTCGACGGCGGGATCCTGTTCGAGGACCGCCACGGCATGGGCCTCGACGAGGCCCTCCATTGCCGTGGCGTGCTGGCGTCCGGCGGATCCGAAGCCGACGATGCCCACTCCCACGCTCATCGTGCGCCTCCTACGGCGGTCGCCGTGCGGTCGGCGGTCCATCCGAGGCTCTCCACCACGCGGGCGGGCACCGGTATCCCGTGTTCGCGCGCGGCCGCCTCGGCCGACTCCTCCTGCTGCTCGGGGAGATGCACGCGTGGCGCCCCCTGCGGATAGCCGTCCGCCACCGCCGCCGACAGCACCCGAAGCAGTTCGTCCACCGGCGGGTCACCGAAGGCGGAGGGCGAGAGGGCAAGGAACAACTGGGAGCAGTCCATCGCCCGATCGGGCTCTGCGCGCTGCTTGTGGACCAGGGGGCTCACGGTTCCGCCGGCCAGGATCCCGGCGAGGACCTCGGTGATCACGGCGACGCCGAGTCCCTTGTGACCGCCGAAGACGGGCACCGCGCCGCCGCGGTCCAGCTCCTCCGGGTCGGTCGTGGGCCGCCCCTGGCGGTCGACCAGCCAGGTCGGGGGAACGGGCTCCCCGCGGTGGGCGGCGTGGCGGATCTTGCCGCTGGCGACCGTGCCGGTCGCGAAGTCGACGACGAGCGGGCGCCCTTCGGCCCGGGGGACGACCATGCACACCGCGTCGTTGCCGAGCGTCGGGCGTCCCGCTCCGGGGGCGGCCACGCTCGGTCCGGAGATGTTCAGGACGAGCCCCACCACGCCGTGCCTGACGAAGTGGTCGCGGTAGGCAGCGAGCATCCCGATGTGGTTGTTGCCCCGGACGGCGACCGCCGCGATGCCGTGTTCGGTCGCCCGGCGGGCACAGTGCTCCGCCGCCGCGTCCGCCGCGACCTGGCCGAAGCCGCCCCGGGCGTCGAGGACCGCAACGACGCTGTCCCGGGAGATCCACTCGGGCTCGGCGGCCAGGTCGATCCCCCCGCGTGCCAACCGGTCGAGGTACATCGGGAGCAGCCCGACACCGTGCGAGAAGTGGCCCCGGAGGTCGGCGTCCACGAGGACGCGCGAGACCAGCGCGGCCCGCTGGGGGGCGACGCCCGCCGAGGTGAGGGAGCCCAGCACGGCGGCCGTAAGCGCCTCTGCGGAGAAGCGTTCCGCCTCGGCCGGAGGTTCGGGGCGGGTCGGTGGCTGCGGGGGGCGGTTGAGGTGGACGACCCGGTCGGCGACAGCCGCCGTCTCCGGGTCGTCCGTCACGAGCAGCACGGCGCTGCCCGCCCGGGCCGCGCCCCTGGCGGACGAGGCCACTGTGTCGCCCGCCCGGGGCTCGGGGTGGACGGCGTCGACGACGACCGCCGGCCGGGCGCCGATGCCGGGCAACCACTGTCCCGGGCGTACGACCGAGAGGCCCGCTGGGACGGCCGGCCCGACGTGCCTGCGCCGGGCGCTGCCGGACACCGCGATGGATCCGTACTGGGCGCGCCGCCGTCCGGCTAGCACCCCGACCAGCGCCTCGGCCGGCGCCCGGCCGTCGGCGAGCACAGCAACGATCTCGCCCGCGGCCACGCCGACGGTCAACCCTGCGATCAGAATGCGCTCGGCCCCTTCGGGGCCTTCCGCGACGATCAGGTCCACCACACGGAAGGCCGGCGGCCTGCCCGCTGCTTCGGTCATTGCTGGCTCCTCATGGAGTGCCGGTCGGATGTCGGTCGGCGGCACGTCCCGCCGTCGGTGCCTCGGGTCAGGACGTCTGGGGCTCCAGGAACTCCAGCCGGTTACCGAGCTTGTCAAACGCGTAGAAGCGGTCGTGGCCGGGGAAGTTGTCGTCCCATGTCACCTCGTGCCCGCCCGCCTCCAGTCGCTTGGCCAGGCTGTGCAGCGAGCGGACGAGGATGCCGGGGTGTGCCTTGCGGGCCGGGGCGAAGTCCTTCTCCACACCCAGGTGGACCTCCAGGCCGCCGCCGCGGAACCAGCAGCCGCCGCGCGCGGCGAGCACCGGGGGCTTCTGCAGTTCGGTCATCCCGAGCACATCGCCCCAGAACTGGCGGCACAGGTCCTCGGCACCCGGCGGGATGGCGAGCTGGACGTGGTGGAGCCCACCGAAGGCGTAATCGGTCTTCTCCTGGGCGGGGTTGGTGTTCTCGGCGGTCATGCCTCTTCCTTGTCTCTGGTCGTCCGACACGGTTCGCGTGTCACTGTTCGCTTGTCGCGGCCGACGGGTGTCAGCCGGAGTGCTCGGCAAGAATCTCGTGGCGCTCGGCCATACCGCTGCTGCGCACAGTGAAGGAGATCTTCCGCACACCTTCCCGAGCCCGCAGCAACGCCTCCTCCTGCGTGGCCCCCACGGCACAGACATGGGCGCCCCGTGCGAAGGACCCGGTCACTCCCTTGAGCCGCTTGCCGGGCTCACGCAGGACCTCGACGTCCACCACGCCGTTGAGCGCACGCGCCTCGTCCGTACCGGTCACCTCGACGATCTCGCCGACGGCGTCCGGGCAGGCGTACCAGATGGCCGCGGCCCCCGGCCGGTCCCCGGGGGCGCCGAGGGCGGCGCGCACGTCGTCGAGGACCTTGCGACCGACCGCCTGGCGGGCAACGACCTCGATCAGGTCGACGCCGGTCGTGCGGGCCCACAACTCCGGGATCTCGTCGCCGGCCGGGCGGAGGTGCGTCTCGACGATGTGGACGGTCTCCGGTGCGACTATCACCTCGGTGTGGGTGACGCCCTGCCGTACGCCGAGGGCCTCCAGGGCCGTCCGGACCGCGGCACCGATGCGTTCCGCGTCCTCGGTGGGCAGGGGCGCGGGGACCACATGGCCGACCTCGACGAAGTGGACGGGCTCGGAGATCTTCCGGGTGACGCCGACGACCAGGTGCTCGCCGTCCTCGCTGACGGCCTCGACGCTGTACTCCTCCCCGGTGAGGAAGGGCTCGACCATCAGCTCCGGCGAGTCCAGGTCCCCCGCGCCGGTGGCCCCCCAGGCG is a window encoding:
- a CDS encoding Ldh family oxidoreductase; this translates as MTEAAGRPPAFRVVDLIVAEGPEGAERILIAGLTVGVAAGEIVAVLADGRAPAEALVGVLAGRRRAQYGSIAVSGSARRRHVGPAVPAGLSVVRPGQWLPGIGARPAVVVDAVHPEPRAGDTVASSARGAARAGSAVLLVTDDPETAAVADRVVHLNRPPQPPTRPEPPAEAERFSAEALTAAVLGSLTSAGVAPQRAALVSRVLVDADLRGHFSHGVGLLPMYLDRLARGGIDLAAEPEWISRDSVVAVLDARGGFGQVAADAAAEHCARRATEHGIAAVAVRGNNHIGMLAAYRDHFVRHGVVGLVLNISGPSVAAPGAGRPTLGNDAVCMVVPRAEGRPLVVDFATGTVASGKIRHAAHRGEPVPPTWLVDRQGRPTTDPEELDRGGAVPVFGGHKGLGVAVITEVLAGILAGGTVSPLVHKQRAEPDRAMDCSQLFLALSPSAFGDPPVDELLRVLSAAVADGYPQGAPRVHLPEQQEESAEAAAREHGIPVPARVVESLGWTADRTATAVGGAR
- a CDS encoding IS110 family transposase → MFIGWDWSTEPHDVTVMDDAGKRIDRWELAHTEEGFAKTLARLGSAASRQICP
- a CDS encoding IS110 family transposase, which gives rise to MIESSRGLAVDRLLAAGHPVVPVHPNVFHAMCLRWGASKAKTDAGDSMKLADYLRTDGDLLPRLEPTEQTTLDLQALTRTRAGHVEARVSAVNQLAALLDAHWPGGKAVFANLDSDIAMAFLERYPTPASAAKLTAGRLEAWCKRRGYSGKKPGSIQIERLRAAPQAASRISEAAVEQLVQVQLVQGIRTTIRTLDKAIAEAVETHPYAPLFATMPRIGKVSLGQIIGEIGPLLERARTSEQLIAEAGVVPVTRASGKSRTVAFRFATNRRARIALTTFADNSRHSSDWAAKIYNDARARKKRHPPPAIRILARAWLRVMWACWRDGTCCDPVIHQANNKIDTAAEAPLRHRG
- a CDS encoding glyoxalase; translated protein: MTAENTNPAQEKTDYAFGGLHHVQLAIPPGAEDLCRQFWGDVLGMTELQKPPVLAARGGCWFRGGGLEVHLGVEKDFAPARKAHPGILVRSLHSLAKRLEAGGHEVTWDDNFPGHDRFYAFDKLGNRLEFLEPQTS
- a CDS encoding ATP-grasp domain-containing protein; translated protein: MSAPRVLVIGGKSGIVRKAAALGFEVVHVQKPSAFDPAVVEHCTQLLLVDYQDVSLVTALVRALHERQPFVRVFTQAEAAQAVAGHLTDVLGTPGNGARTTRLMHDKPALRALLNECGTGAVPVLVRPSLVELRDFVQMHGGAVLKPTMGSGSLGVRLITSPDQTDEAWAWRERFGLDEFMVEQLLVGEELSVETFSVAGRHEIVAVTGKETGGGVVEVGHVVPAALSKRAHGAVCDTVRELLDAVGFVDGPAHTELILTADGPRVVESHSRRGGDRINELVRLVHGVDLEETCYRLAEGGNPLPSVPAADGAAAIRFLVAEPGVVTSVTGTAEAAAAPGVIDVDVQVELGDTVHDLRWSEDRCGYVMARAEDTATAVRLAREAAARIVIRTAPAEDATARAPDVTLAHLLDEVDEVLDPFTAAGGVSSGGAAA
- a CDS encoding Gfo/Idh/MocA family protein translates to MSVGVGIVGFGSAGRQHATAMEGLVEAHAVAVLEQDPAVDTAGLPRAASWSRLLADPEIDMVALCLPPGGRAALAVDALEAGKAVLLEKPPAVSVAEIDLIAEAARRSARPVGVMLQHRMRLPASALTANWADPAVTSVLEVSRFRPPAHYRRAGWRGDPASALGGIAAHLGVHYLDLACQLLGRPEAVRLAPSREFAPGIDTRVTGHIVFRGGATLALTVTAESAVRSERLQVLGPAGGVCVADGLVTTQIGDTERTLPGVPTAVLRRMVYQEMAEAVATGCAPLRCHLEGARAVTEILTAVAREPEAVA
- a CDS encoding sulfotransferase; translated protein: MTTSPLILLGGQRCGTTAFAYAMNLAFHDAGGHFTVNGKLPYLLHRWLTADDLADRHLRTDEILHALARRPPDGAGVEHWRARVEQSLRTAAREVAEGVAGNDPAVLARRVLAESARDLPCWGDKYNEYLLHLPWLDAALPDARYVVLVRHPLEAARSMLRWTGDRPWLPVTESSALAKWTAWYRHWLAFAPSVPEHRRLVIDYRALCRGEATDRLSDFVGLALRPYLAGLTPRSPAASSEDSLPADTAAVWQELQEAARAASSAPESVLTTIPQR
- a CDS encoding ATP-grasp domain-containing protein; this translates as MADSQPLHLLIVSGGRDLPDRARDASAGLRTTVICRPEVVPRLRSREKIQRLIVLREDAPEDEWVAAARFVHAVDPVDRLTNFTEKDTEKTAAIGAALGLTWHSTETVRAVADKAEMRRRLASAGLGDVVAEVVHDVEGVLKVGERTGYPLICKPVRGVASKGVTRIDGPADIERALAWGATGAGDLDSPELMVEPFLTGEEYSVEAVSEDGEHLVVGVTRKISEPVHFVEVGHVVPAPLPTEDAERIGAAVRTALEALGVRQGVTHTEVIVAPETVHIVETHLRPAGDEIPELWARTTGVDLIEVVARQAVGRKVLDDVRAALGAPGDRPGAAAIWYACPDAVGEIVEVTGTDEARALNGVVDVEVLREPGKRLKGVTGSFARGAHVCAVGATQEEALLRAREGVRKISFTVRSSGMAERHEILAEHSG
- a CDS encoding sugar phosphate isomerase/epimerase family protein encodes the protein MKLAVINDEVSQDIHVAAAEAAGHGFGGLEIRSSGGVPPHRMTDDQLRVVRDMTTSQGLRVAGFDPPALKCRVPRDDAETAAVRDLVVDAVRRAEILGAPFVRVFTFYREGDPDPRGAAKAAHEVLDGVPADRVPLLVETGMRTNSPTMRHTLDFLDALGDDRLGILWDPGNSVFSGWDPEPFPQDYALGRDRIRHVHVKDPDGRTAYVRLGDGDLPWPAILARLAEDGYEGWISLETHWRIGRTLTQRQRDEPWGEEFTSGGLEASSICMSSLREMARAVGATPTPKAHA